A stretch of Myceligenerans xiligouense DNA encodes these proteins:
- a CDS encoding DUF3418 domain-containing protein has protein sequence MSDGGSVRSGDDAAPLTGPGSGQDRSSGNQSGGQQPGGHQPGGNRADRSSAGRGGQRRGGRRGRSPQARTQRITQAELDRAAAKRTAVVVPPIVYPEQLPVSARRDDIARAIAENQVVVVAGETGSGKTTQLPKILLDLGRGRTGQVGHTQPRRIAARSVAERIAEELGTDLGDTVGYQVRFTDRSTDETLVKVMTDGILLAQIQRDPQLLAYDTIVVDEAHERSLNIDFLLGYLARLLPRRPDLKLIITSATIDSERFARHFSPAALAERGGAPAVVVDVLPDQAPVVEVSGRTYPVEVRYRPLVPEDRRGEASEADDGHDAPHAQGAGPARGNRRPPSGTGSARATGRGARASERGGTARKEEKDLVTGIIEACDELMREGPGDILVFLSGEREIHDTSDGLAGHLRERATDPRHPQYTEILPLYARLSSAEQHRVFQSHSHRRIVLATNVAETSLTVPGIRYVVDPGTARISRWSKQTKVQRLPIEPVSQASANQRAGRCGRVADGIAIRLYSEDDFDSRPEFTEPEILRTSLASVLLQMVSVGVAEAPGDVARFPFVEPPDTRAVRDGVQLLTELGALETTPDGGRARAGDSSEGDDRAGTPRTRLTRVGRMLAQLPMDPRLARMVVEGDKLGVAREVAIVAAALSIQDPRERPAEEREQADQYHARFRDPSSDFLTYLNLWEYVREQQHELSGSAFRRLCKAEYLNFLRIREWQDVVAQLREMSKPLGIDMAYKPARRDHDEIVHQWDGDTIHRALLAGLLSHIGMQDTGEVKASAVAHLRGEARERALRRASKQARNEYVGARGARFAIFPGSPLSKKPPAWIMAGELVETSRLWARDVARIKPEWAEELAGPLARRNYSEPHWSTKRGAAMCTEKVLLYGVPIVADRKVLYSHVDPEVAREMFLRHALVEGGWTTHHTFFAENRRLLDEAGELEARTRQRGIVASEDDLFAFYDERVPEHVVSAAHFDKWWNKTRRDQPDLLTFTMDLLVGDASVDTGAFPEVWPQGDLSLPLTYQFAPGSGADGVTVHIPVSVLPRVAPDGFDWMVPGLLEELCVATIKSLPKPIRRDLVPAPDCAREIAAWLRAECPAWEDMARAGDMAERFTAAFSRAVRTVRGVVIPDDAWTPERVERLPDHLRMTFRVFEPRRKAGAEGVVLDESKDLLLLQRKLAKQAESAVRSAVKGAVGQALAAARAQATDTRPAGPAAPAPARAPGGTARPSAAHRPHDPPAGVGVVAERDNLTGWPDGLDGGVLPEVMSTDVGGGVVVHGYPALVEERGPKVKGKPRAAVVALRILADESARNAAHAAGVRRLLLQETALPTPRITSRWSGTQSLTMASSPYPTTDALVTDLQLAAVRGLTVPDAERRYDTPAGGPDAATIRTEADFAAARDHVRQHLEDEVHRVVGHVVAALSAYRSLEGEIRGQSSLALLQVLQDLRDHAAGLIHDGFVSATPPRRLPHLVRYLRAASHRLAKASENPGRDADLVWRVGDVTQAWEKARAAYATGTPDAVRAAELAEVRWMLEEFRVSLFAQQLGTDGPVSEKRIRKVLTPAGW, from the coding sequence ATGTCCGACGGCGGATCGGTGCGGTCTGGCGACGACGCCGCTCCTCTCACCGGCCCCGGATCCGGCCAGGACCGATCCAGCGGCAACCAGTCCGGCGGCCAGCAGCCCGGCGGCCACCAGCCCGGCGGGAACCGCGCCGATCGCTCGTCCGCCGGACGTGGCGGGCAGCGGCGCGGCGGACGTCGAGGGCGCTCCCCGCAGGCGCGGACCCAGCGGATCACCCAGGCGGAACTGGACCGGGCGGCCGCGAAGCGCACGGCCGTCGTGGTCCCCCCGATCGTCTACCCCGAACAGCTTCCCGTGTCGGCGCGGCGCGACGACATCGCCCGCGCCATCGCGGAGAACCAGGTCGTGGTGGTCGCCGGCGAGACCGGTTCCGGCAAGACCACGCAGCTGCCCAAGATCCTGCTCGACCTCGGTCGCGGCCGCACCGGCCAGGTCGGGCACACGCAGCCCCGCCGGATCGCGGCCCGCAGCGTCGCCGAGCGCATCGCGGAGGAGCTGGGCACGGATCTCGGCGACACCGTGGGCTACCAGGTGCGATTCACGGACAGGTCGACGGACGAGACCCTCGTCAAGGTCATGACCGACGGGATCCTCCTCGCCCAGATCCAGCGCGACCCGCAGCTGCTCGCGTACGACACGATCGTCGTCGACGAGGCCCACGAGCGGTCCCTCAACATCGACTTCCTGCTCGGGTACCTCGCCCGGCTGCTCCCCCGGCGGCCGGACCTGAAGCTCATCATCACGTCCGCGACGATCGACTCCGAGCGGTTCGCCCGCCACTTCTCCCCCGCCGCGCTGGCCGAGCGCGGGGGCGCGCCCGCCGTCGTCGTCGACGTCCTGCCCGACCAGGCGCCCGTCGTCGAGGTGTCGGGACGCACCTACCCGGTCGAGGTGCGGTACCGGCCGCTCGTCCCGGAGGACCGGCGTGGCGAGGCGTCCGAGGCCGACGACGGCCACGACGCGCCCCACGCCCAGGGCGCCGGACCCGCCCGGGGCAACCGGAGGCCGCCGTCGGGCACGGGAAGCGCACGAGCCACGGGACGGGGGGCGAGAGCGTCGGAGCGCGGCGGCACCGCCCGGAAGGAGGAGAAGGACCTCGTCACCGGAATCATCGAGGCCTGCGACGAGCTGATGCGCGAGGGTCCGGGCGACATCCTCGTGTTCCTCTCCGGCGAGCGCGAGATCCACGACACCTCCGACGGCCTGGCGGGGCACCTGCGCGAACGCGCCACCGACCCGCGACACCCGCAGTACACGGAGATCCTTCCGCTGTACGCACGGCTGAGCAGTGCCGAGCAGCACCGGGTGTTCCAGTCGCACTCGCACCGGCGGATCGTGCTGGCGACCAACGTGGCGGAGACCTCCCTGACCGTGCCGGGCATCCGGTACGTCGTCGACCCCGGGACGGCGCGCATCAGCCGCTGGTCCAAGCAGACCAAGGTGCAGCGGCTGCCGATCGAGCCGGTGTCGCAGGCGAGCGCCAACCAGCGCGCCGGGCGCTGCGGTCGCGTCGCGGACGGCATCGCGATCCGGCTCTACTCCGAGGACGACTTCGACAGCCGTCCCGAGTTCACCGAACCCGAGATCCTGCGCACGTCACTGGCGAGCGTGCTGCTCCAGATGGTGTCGGTGGGGGTCGCCGAGGCGCCCGGCGACGTCGCCCGCTTCCCGTTCGTCGAACCCCCGGACACGCGCGCCGTCCGCGACGGCGTCCAGCTCCTCACGGAACTGGGGGCACTGGAGACGACGCCGGACGGCGGGCGCGCGCGGGCGGGCGACTCGTCCGAGGGCGACGATCGAGCCGGCACGCCCCGGACGCGCCTCACCCGAGTGGGCCGCATGCTCGCCCAGCTCCCGATGGACCCGCGACTGGCGCGCATGGTCGTCGAGGGCGACAAGCTCGGCGTGGCACGGGAGGTCGCGATCGTCGCGGCCGCGCTGTCCATCCAGGATCCGCGCGAGCGCCCCGCCGAGGAGCGGGAGCAGGCCGACCAGTACCACGCGCGGTTCCGGGACCCGTCGTCGGACTTCCTGACCTACCTGAACCTCTGGGAGTACGTGCGCGAGCAGCAGCACGAGCTGTCGGGCTCCGCGTTCCGGAGGCTGTGCAAGGCGGAGTACCTGAACTTCCTCCGGATCCGCGAGTGGCAGGACGTCGTGGCGCAGCTGCGCGAGATGTCGAAGCCGCTCGGCATCGACATGGCGTACAAGCCGGCGCGCAGGGACCACGACGAGATCGTCCACCAGTGGGACGGCGACACGATTCACCGGGCGTTGCTCGCCGGGCTGCTCTCGCACATCGGGATGCAGGACACGGGTGAGGTGAAGGCGAGCGCCGTCGCGCACCTGCGGGGTGAGGCGCGCGAGCGGGCGCTGCGGCGGGCGTCGAAGCAGGCGCGGAACGAGTACGTGGGCGCGCGGGGGGCGCGGTTCGCGATCTTCCCCGGGTCGCCGCTGAGCAAGAAGCCGCCGGCGTGGATCATGGCGGGCGAGCTGGTGGAGACGTCGCGGCTGTGGGCGCGCGACGTCGCGCGGATCAAGCCCGAGTGGGCCGAGGAACTGGCGGGGCCCCTCGCGCGCCGCAACTACTCCGAGCCGCACTGGTCCACCAAGCGCGGCGCGGCGATGTGCACCGAGAAGGTCCTGCTGTACGGCGTGCCGATCGTCGCGGACCGCAAGGTGCTGTACTCGCACGTCGATCCCGAGGTGGCCCGGGAGATGTTCCTGCGGCACGCGCTGGTCGAGGGCGGATGGACCACGCACCACACCTTCTTCGCGGAGAACCGCCGCCTCCTGGACGAGGCGGGCGAGCTGGAGGCGCGGACCCGGCAGCGCGGGATCGTCGCGTCGGAGGACGATCTCTTCGCCTTCTACGACGAGCGCGTGCCGGAGCACGTGGTGTCGGCGGCGCACTTCGACAAGTGGTGGAACAAGACCCGGCGCGACCAGCCCGACCTGCTGACCTTCACGATGGACCTGCTGGTCGGGGACGCGTCCGTGGACACGGGCGCGTTCCCGGAGGTCTGGCCGCAGGGCGACCTGTCGCTGCCGCTCACCTACCAGTTCGCGCCGGGCTCCGGGGCCGACGGCGTCACGGTGCACATCCCCGTGTCGGTGCTGCCGCGCGTCGCGCCCGACGGGTTCGACTGGATGGTGCCCGGGCTCCTGGAGGAACTCTGCGTCGCGACGATCAAGTCGCTGCCGAAGCCCATACGGCGGGATCTGGTGCCCGCCCCCGACTGTGCACGCGAGATCGCGGCGTGGCTGCGCGCGGAGTGCCCGGCCTGGGAAGACATGGCCCGCGCGGGCGACATGGCCGAACGGTTCACCGCGGCCTTCTCACGCGCCGTCCGGACCGTTCGCGGGGTGGTCATCCCGGACGACGCCTGGACTCCGGAGCGCGTCGAGCGCCTGCCGGATCACCTGCGCATGACGTTCCGCGTGTTCGAGCCGCGCCGGAAGGCCGGCGCAGAAGGTGTCGTGCTCGACGAGTCCAAGGACCTGCTTCTGCTGCAGCGCAAGCTCGCGAAGCAGGCGGAGTCAGCGGTGCGCTCGGCGGTCAAGGGGGCCGTCGGTCAGGCCCTCGCGGCGGCGCGGGCTCAGGCGACGGATACCCGGCCGGCCGGTCCCGCCGCGCCGGCCCCGGCGCGTGCACCCGGCGGGACCGCCCGGCCCTCGGCCGCCCACCGCCCCCACGACCCACCGGCCGGCGTCGGGGTGGTCGCCGAGCGGGACAACCTCACCGGCTGGCCGGACGGGCTCGACGGCGGGGTGTTGCCCGAGGTCATGTCCACCGACGTCGGCGGAGGCGTCGTCGTGCACGGGTATCCCGCGCTCGTCGAGGAGCGCGGGCCGAAGGTGAAGGGGAAGCCACGGGCGGCCGTCGTCGCGTTGCGGATCCTGGCCGACGAGTCCGCGCGGAACGCGGCGCACGCCGCCGGAGTCCGGCGACTGCTGCTGCAGGAGACGGCGCTTCCGACGCCGCGGATCACGTCGCGCTGGTCCGGAACCCAGTCGCTCACGATGGCCTCCAGCCCTTACCCGACGACGGACGCGCTGGTCACGGACCTGCAACTGGCCGCCGTCAGAGGCCTGACGGTTCCGGACGCCGAACGGCGGTACGACACTCCGGCGGGCGGCCCGGATGCCGCGACGATCCGGACCGAGGCCGACTTCGCCGCGGCCCGCGACCACGTGCGACAACACCTGGAGGACGAGGTGCACCGCGTGGTCGGGCACGTGGTGGCGGCGCTGTCCGCGTACCGGTCGCTGGAGGGGGAGATCCGGGGCCAGTCCAGCCTCGCCCTGCTGCAGGTGCTCCAGGACCTGCGCGACCACGCCGCCGGGCTGATCCACGACGGTTTCGTGTCCGCGACACCTCCGCGGAGGCTGCCGCACCTGGTGCGATATCTGCGTGCGGCGTCGCACCGGCTGGCGAAGGCGAGCGAGAACCCCGGCCGGGACGCCGACCTCGTCTGGCGCGTCGGTGACGTCACGCAGGCGTGGGAGAAGGCCCGCGCGGCGTACGCGACCGGAACCCCCGACGCGGTGCGCGCCGCGGAACTCGCGGAGGTCCGGTGGATGCTGGAGGAGTTCCGGGTCAGCCTGTTCGCCCAGCAGCTCGGCACGGACGGCCCCGTCAGCGAGAAGCGGATCCGGAAGGTCCTCACCCCGGCCGGGTGGTGA
- a CDS encoding GmrSD restriction endonuclease domain-containing protein, producing the protein MMQAQLAPSSSTNAWNPHARTQLRVALVAALTALLVLASLALPSGAHAYPPDMPSKSQAQSELNAITVRAEGPRTGYSRSLFPHWSNQGNNCNTREAVLKRDGSNVVVGADCYPDSGSWYSQFDGQTRTVPSQISIDHVVALAEAWDSGASSWTTSRRQAFANDLDGPQLIAVTTEVNSSKSDKDIAEWVPPLSSKRCAFAKMVIHTKYRWGLSMDPAEKSAAQTYLNYCSY; encoded by the coding sequence ATGATGCAGGCCCAGCTCGCTCCGTCGTCGTCCACGAACGCCTGGAACCCCCACGCCAGGACTCAGCTCCGGGTCGCGCTGGTCGCGGCTCTCACCGCCCTCCTGGTTCTCGCGTCGCTCGCACTGCCGAGCGGCGCCCACGCCTACCCGCCCGACATGCCGTCGAAGTCTCAGGCCCAGTCGGAGCTGAACGCCATCACGGTCCGGGCCGAGGGCCCGCGCACCGGGTACAGCCGCAGCCTGTTCCCGCACTGGAGCAACCAGGGCAACAACTGCAACACCCGCGAGGCCGTGCTGAAGCGGGACGGCAGCAACGTCGTCGTCGGTGCCGACTGCTACCCGGACTCCGGTAGCTGGTACAGCCAGTTCGACGGCCAGACCCGCACCGTCCCGTCGCAGATCTCCATCGACCACGTCGTCGCCCTCGCCGAGGCCTGGGACTCCGGCGCGAGCTCGTGGACCACGAGCCGCCGTCAGGCGTTCGCCAACGACCTCGACGGCCCGCAGCTCATCGCCGTCACCACCGAGGTCAACTCGTCCAAGAGCGACAAGGACATCGCGGAGTGGGTACCGCCGCTGTCCAGCAAGCGGTGCGCCTTCGCGAAGATGGTGATCCACACCAAGTACCGCTGGGGCCTGTCGATGGACCCGGCGGAGAAGTCGGCCGCCCAGACCTACCTCAACTACTGCTCGTACTGA
- the hutH gene encoding histidine ammonia-lyase produces the protein MTTSHASARPAIPGAAPATASTVDLTGDPLTAEQVVAVARHGARVFVTDAARTRMAASRRIIDDLAHDPRPHYGVSTGFGALARTHIPADRRTDLQRSLVRSHAAGTGPEVETEVVRALQLLRLNTLATGRTGVRPGTAQVYADMLNAGITPVVREFGSLGCSGDLAPLSHVALAAMGEGEVRVGLPPTAVAPGTVPDAPLRPATEALAEAGITPVVLAEKEGLALINGTDGMLGMLVLALHDLRDLLATADAAAALSVEALLGSDAPFAEDLVALRPHPGQAASAANLRALLADSGIMASHRDTDEDGSPVCTRVQDAYSLRCAPQVHGAARDTLDHAAAVADRELAAAIDNPVVTPDGRVESCGNFHGAPIGYVLDFVAVAVADVAGISERRTDRHLDKHRNDGLPPFLAHEAGVDSGLMIAQYTAAGIVSELKRLAVPASVDSIPSSAMQEDHVSMGWAAARKLRKAVDGLGRVLAIEVLTACRALDLRLVERAEGERERRTDDSVPPVSSSPGPASPWGPERIAPGTRAVYDVVRGAVGGPGADRVLAPEIDTVTGLVTAGTLVRAAGAAVGPLR, from the coding sequence ATGACCACGTCACACGCATCGGCCCGCCCGGCGATCCCGGGTGCCGCGCCGGCGACCGCTTCTACCGTCGACCTGACCGGAGACCCGCTCACCGCCGAGCAGGTGGTCGCCGTCGCCCGCCACGGAGCGCGCGTCTTCGTCACCGACGCCGCGCGCACTCGTATGGCCGCGAGCCGGCGAATCATCGACGACCTCGCGCACGACCCCCGGCCGCACTACGGGGTGTCCACCGGGTTCGGCGCCCTGGCCCGCACCCACATCCCGGCCGACCGCCGTACCGACCTGCAGCGCAGCCTCGTGCGCTCGCATGCCGCCGGAACCGGGCCGGAGGTGGAGACGGAGGTGGTCCGCGCCCTCCAGCTGCTTCGCCTGAACACTCTGGCCACCGGCCGGACGGGCGTGCGGCCCGGGACGGCACAGGTCTACGCCGACATGCTGAACGCCGGGATCACGCCGGTCGTCCGCGAGTTCGGCTCCCTCGGCTGCTCCGGCGATCTGGCCCCCCTGAGCCACGTCGCCCTCGCCGCCATGGGCGAGGGTGAGGTCCGGGTCGGGCTTCCCCCGACCGCCGTCGCGCCCGGAACGGTTCCGGACGCGCCGCTCCGGCCCGCCACCGAGGCCCTGGCCGAGGCGGGCATCACGCCCGTCGTCCTCGCCGAGAAGGAAGGCCTTGCCCTCATCAACGGCACGGACGGGATGCTCGGCATGCTCGTTCTCGCCCTGCACGATCTGCGTGACCTCCTCGCCACGGCCGACGCCGCGGCCGCGCTCAGCGTCGAGGCGCTCCTCGGCAGCGACGCCCCGTTCGCCGAGGACCTGGTGGCGCTCCGGCCCCACCCGGGACAGGCGGCGTCGGCCGCGAACCTCCGCGCCCTGCTCGCCGACAGCGGCATCATGGCCAGCCACCGCGACACCGACGAGGACGGTTCCCCCGTCTGCACCCGTGTGCAGGACGCCTACTCGCTGCGCTGCGCCCCGCAGGTGCACGGAGCGGCGCGGGACACGCTGGACCACGCGGCGGCGGTCGCGGACCGCGAGCTCGCCGCGGCCATCGACAACCCGGTGGTCACGCCGGACGGCCGGGTGGAGTCGTGCGGGAACTTCCACGGCGCTCCGATCGGGTACGTGCTCGACTTCGTCGCCGTCGCCGTGGCGGACGTCGCCGGCATCTCGGAACGTCGCACCGACCGGCACCTGGACAAGCATCGCAACGACGGCCTGCCGCCGTTTCTCGCGCACGAGGCCGGCGTCGACTCCGGACTGATGATCGCGCAGTACACGGCTGCCGGGATCGTCAGCGAACTGAAGCGGCTGGCGGTGCCCGCCAGCGTCGACTCCATCCCTAGCTCGGCCATGCAGGAGGATCACGTCTCCATGGGTTGGGCCGCGGCCCGCAAGCTGCGCAAGGCGGTCGACGGGCTCGGCCGGGTGCTCGCGATCGAGGTGCTGACCGCCTGCCGTGCGCTCGACCTGCGACTCGTCGAACGGGCCGAGGGCGAGCGCGAGCGACGGACCGATGACTCCGTGCCGCCGGTCTCCTCGTCTCCCGGTCCGGCGTCGCCGTGGGGTCCGGAGCGGATCGCGCCGGGCACGCGTGCGGTGTACGACGTCGTCCGTGGCGCGGTGGGCGGTCCTGGCGCGGACCGTGTCCTGGCGCCCGAGATCGACACGGTGACGGGCCTGGTCACGGCAGGAACTCTCGTGCGTGCTGCCGGAGCCGCCGTCGGACCCTTGCGCTGA